A window from Theobroma cacao cultivar B97-61/B2 chromosome 3, Criollo_cocoa_genome_V2, whole genome shotgun sequence encodes these proteins:
- the LOC18605482 gene encoding pentatricopeptide repeat-containing protein At2g29760, chloroplastic: MKLARHISRRFTCFSTPLKPERVTKNPLSINAAKELHAHLIRTQRHEDPFSISPVIRAYSLAPSHLHKAHHVFYQTKEPTMFNFNHMIRGFSQSNVPNEAIKMYNQMYYLQGFPGDIMTFIFVFKACARVSDVANGQKFHVHAVKLGFDSYLFVANALIHMYSCCGDLGFARKVFDTMEERDIVSWNSLICGYSQCKKFKELLGSFRAMQEANVKADAVTMVKVILACCYTDNMNLADSMVKYIEENCVHIDVYLGNTLIDMYGKRGLVNLARELFDRMLERNVVSWNALIKGYMKVGDFIEARKVFDNMKQRDVISWTSMITGYSQANQFTGALNLFQDMMAAKVVPDEITVASVLSACANLGALDVGLAIHDYICKHGIRADVYVGNSLIDMYCKCGVVDKALEVFHDMKEKDSVSWTSVISGLAVNGFADSALEFFSQMLKEGVRPTHGCFLAILLACTHAGLVDKGLQCFETMEKVHGLTPEMKHYGCVVDLLGRYGYLERAYQFIRTMPIHPDVVVWRILLSACKLHGNVVLAEIVTNKLLELDPSNSGNYVLLSNTYASSDRWDDATKMRELMEGNNVQKPSGWSSIEAKRMTSSISGELHFPNFKGVIP, translated from the coding sequence ATGAAACTCGCGAGACACATTTCGCGCCGTTTCACTTGCTTCTCAACGCCGCTAAAACCAGAGCGAGTAACCAAGAATCCGCTGTCAATCAACGCCGCCAAAGAGCTTCACGCACACCTCATCAGGACCCAACGCCACGAAGACCCATTTTCGATATCTCCCGTGATCAGAGCTTACTCTCTTGCTCCCTCTCATTTGCACAAAGCCCATCATGTTTTCTATCAAACTAAAGAACCCacaatgtttaattttaatcaCATGATCCGTGGTTTTTCCCAAAGTAACGTACCCAATGAAGCTATTAAAATGTACAACCAAATGTACTATTTACAAGGTTTTCCTGGTGATattatgacttttattttcGTTTTCAAGGCCTGTGCTCGAGTTTCGGATGTTGCAAACGGTCAAAAGTTTCATGTTCATGCTGTTAAACTGGGGTTTGATTCCTATCTATTCGTTGCAAATGCGCTGATTCACATGTATTCTTGTTGTGGCGATCTGGGTTTTGCAAGGAAAGTATTTGATACAATGGAGGAAAGAGATATAGTTTCTTGGAATTCTTTGATTTGTGGATATAGTCAATGCAAAAAGTTCAAGGAATTATTGGGTTCGTTTAGGGCAATGCAAGAAGCTAATGTGAAAGCTGATGCTGTGACAATGGTGAAAGTTATTTTAGCTTGTTGTTATACAGATAACATGAATTTGGCAGATTCTATGGTTAAATATATTGAGGAAAATTGTGTTCATATTGATGTTTATCTGGGGAACACTTTGATAGATATGTATGGAAAGCGTGGTTTAGTTAATTTAGCGCGGGAATTATTTGATAGGATGCTTGAAAGAAATGTAGTGTCCTGGAATGCATTGATCAAGGGTTATATGAAAGTAGGGGATTTTATTGAAGCAAGGAAGGTTTTTGACAACATGAAGCAAAGGGATGTGATTTCTTGGACTTCCATGATTACAGGTTACTCTCAAGCTAACCAATTTACAGGTGCATTGAATCTTTTTCAAGATATGATGGCTGCTAAGGTTGTACCGGATGAGATTACAGTGGCTAGTGTGCTTTCTGCTTGTGCCAATTTGGGTGCTCTTGATGTTGGACTGGCAATTCATGACTATATCTGCAAGCATGGAATAAGAGCAGATGTTTATGTTGGAAACTCTTTGATAGATATGTATTGCAAATGTGGTGTTGTTGATAAGGCTTTGGAAGTGTTCCATGATATGAAAGAGAAAGACTCCGTTTCATGGACTTCAGTCATCTCAGGACTTGCTGTTAATGGTTTTGCTGATTCTGCGCTTGAATTTTTCTCTCAGATGTTGAAAGAAGGTGTTCGGCCAACTCATGGGTGCTTTCTTGCGATTTTGCTTGCATGCACTCATGCTGGATTGGTAGATAAAGGATTGCAATGTTTTGAAACTATGGAAAAAGTTCATGGACTAACCCCTGAAATGAAGCATTATGGCTGTGTTGTGGATCTTTTAGGTCGTTATGGCTATCTAGAGAGGGCCTATCAATTCATAAGAACAATGCCTATACATCCGGATGTTGTAGTGTGGAGGATATTGTTGAGTGCTTGTAAGCTTCATGGGAATGTGGTCTTAGCTGAGATTGTCACAAACAAGCTTCTTGAACTGGATCCCTCTAACAGTGGAAATTATGTTCTCTTGTCAAATACTTATGCAAGCTCAGATAGATGGGATGATGCTACAAAAATGAGAGAACTGATGGAGGGGAACAATGTGCAGAAACCATCTGGCTGGAGCTCCATTGAAGCAAAAAGGATGACATCAAGTATCTCCGGGGAGCTTCACTTTCCCAATTTTAAAGGAGTAATTCCCTGA